Part of the Catalinimonas alkaloidigena genome, TTGTGATGGCGTTCAAGAAACGGGCGGCTGCATTGCCGTATCATACCCACGTCAACTCCACGCGCCTGTACCCGACCAGCCAACTGGTTTCCAGCCTGATGGGCATGCACGTGCAGGCCAACAAGGCCATCGTCGGCCGGAATGCGTTTGCCCACTCGTCGGGCATTCACCAGGATGGGGTGATCAAAAATCGCGAGAATTACGAAATCATCGATCCGCAGGAAGTCGGCGTCGGGGAGTCGGTCATCGTGCTGACGGCCCGGAGCGGTCGCGCTGCCCTGCACTACAACCTGCAAAAAATCGGCGTAGACCTGACCAAAGAAGAGCTGGAAGTGGCCTACGAACATTTTCTGCAACTGGCCGATCAGTTAAAAATTGTGCAGGACCAGCACCTGCGCCAAATGGTAGAAGAACTGGCCGCCAAATCCACGATCAAAGTCTAATATACCCGTATGTCTGCCCGTACATTATTTGATAAAATCTGGGATCGGCACGTCGTCAAATCCATCGAAGACGGTCCCGACGTGTTGTACATCGACCGTCACTTCATTCACGAAGTGACCAGTCCACAGGCTTTTGCCGGGCTGGAGCGCCGGGGCATTTCCGTGTTCCGTCCGCAACAGACCATCGCCACGGCCGACCACAACGTTCCTACCAAAGACCAGCACCTCCCGATCCGCGAACTGCTTTCGCGGCAGCAGGTCGACAAGCTCACCGAGAACTGCGCCAACCACGGTATCGAACTCTACGGACTCAACCACCCTTTTCAGGGCATTGTCCACGTCATCGGGCCGGAACTGGGCATCACCCAGCCGGGCATGACCATCGTGTGTGGCGACAGCCATACGTCGACACACGGGGCGTTTGGCGCGATTGCCTTCGGCATCGGGACGAGCGAGGTAGAACAAGTACTGGCGACGCAGTGCATCCTGCAGGCCCGTCCGAAGCGGATGCGCATCACCATCGACGGCGAACTGGCACCGGGCGTCACGTCCAAAGACATTATCCTCTACATCATCTCGCAGATTTCGGCCAGCGGCGGCACGGGCTACTTTGTGGAATACGCCGGTTCGGCCATCCGCAGCCTGAGCATGGAAGCGCGCATGACGATATGCAACATGAGCATCGAAATGGGGGCGCGTGGCGGCATGATTGCACCGGACGAAACCACGTTTGACTACGTACGCGGCCGGAAATTCGCGCCTCAGGGTGAGGAACTGGAGAAAATGATCGCCTACTGGAAGACGCTGCCCACCGACGAAGGAGCGGCGTTCGATACCGAACTCCATTACCGTGCGGAAGATATTCCTCCGATGATCACTTACGGGACCAATCCCGGCATGGGCATCGCCATCGATGGTACCATTCCTGCGGCCGAAGGGGTAGAGAACGAAGCCGAACGCGCCTCGTTCAGAAAAGCGCTTCAGTACATGGGCCTGGAATCGGGCGCGAAACTGCTGGGCAAACCGATCAGTTACGTATTCATCGGCAGTTGCACCAACGCCCGCATTGAAGACCTGCGTCAGGTTGCCGCCTTGGTCAAAGGCAAGCAGAAAGCCGAGAACGTCAACGCCATGATCATTCCGGGATCGAAGCAAGTCGAACTGCAGGCACGCGAAGAAGGGCTGGACCGGATTTTTGCGGAGGCAGGCTTCGAACTGCGCCAACCGGGTTGTTCGGCCTGTCTGGGCATGAATGAGGACAAAGTGCCGAAAGGCGAGTATTGTGTCTCGACGTCGAACCGGAATTTTGAAGGCCGCCAGGGACCCGGCGCGCGTACGCTGCTGGCGAGTCCGCTGACCGCCGCCGTGACCGCATTGAATGGGTACATCAGCGATGTGCGCGAAGTATGGGCCGAACAAACACTTGCTAATGGATAAGTTTCAAAAACTGGTGTCGACCATCGTGCCGATGCCGATTCGCAATATCGATACCGACCAGATCATTCCGGCGCGTTTCCTGAAAGCCACCACGCGCGAGGGTTTCGGCGATAACCTGTTCCGCGACTGGCGCTACAACGAAGAGGGCAATCCCAAGGCCGATTTTGTGCTGAACAACCCGGCCGTGCAAGGCGACATTCTGGTAGCCGGCAAAAACTTCGGGTGCGGTTCGAGCCGCGAGCACGCCGCCTGGGCCATTCACGACTACGGTTTTAAGGTGGTGGTGTCGAGCTTTTTTGCTGACATTTTCAAGAATAACGCGCTGAACAACGGCCTGTTGCCTGTGCAGATTTCTGACGAGTTTCTGGACTTCATCTTCGAGCAGTACGATGCTAATCCTGCGTTGCAGCTCGAAGTAGACCTGGAAGCGCAGACGATTGCGGTGCTGGGCGCAGGTCGCCAGGAGTCGTTCGAGATCAATTCCTACAAGAAATACTGCCTGCTTAACGGCTACGACGACATCGATTATCTGCTGAGCCAGAAATCGGCAATCGAAGCGTACGAGCAGCACTAAGTTTATTCCCTTCTTACGTATTCATGCAAAAACACATCGCGGTACTGCCCGGCGACGGCATCGGGCCGGAAGTGACGGAGCAGGCCCTGGAGGTGCTGAAAGCGGTCGAACAGGCATTCGGGCACCAGTTTTCCTACACGCACGCCCTGGTGGGCGCGGCGGCCATTGACGCAACCGGTAATCCATTTCCTCCGGAAACCGAACAGGCCTGTCGGGAAGCCGACGCCATTCTGTTTGGTGCTATTGGTCACCCCAAATACGACAACGATCCAAAGGCCAAAGTGCGTCCTGAACAGGGACTGCTGGCCATGCGCCGGAAATTAGGGTTGTTTGCCAACCTGCGCCCGGTGCAGAGCTATCCGGCTCTGAGTGACATGTCGCCCCTGAAAAACGATCGCCTGGAAGGCGTTGATCTGGTCGTGTTCCGGGAGCTGACCGGCGGCATTTACTTCGGAGAGCCGCGCGGCCGCAGCGAAAACGGCGAATCGGCGTTCGATACGTGTTTGTATTCCAAAGCAGAAATCGAGCGCATTGCCAAACTGGCGTTCGAAGCAGCACAGCGCCGTCGGAAAAAGTTAACGCTGGTCGACAAGGCCAACGTGCTGGCTACCTCGCGGTTGTGGCGTGAAACGGTCAAAGCCATGGCGCCTGCATATCCGGACGTGACGCTCGACTTTATGTTTGTCGACAACGCGGCCATGAAGCTGATCCAGCAACCCGCGTACTTCGACGTGATCGTAACGGAAAACATGTTCGGCGACATTCTGACCGACGAGGCATCGGTGATTACCGGCTCCCTGGGTATGTTGCCTTCGGCGTCGGTAGGCGACCAAGTGGCGCTGTTCGAGCCCATCCACGGTTCGTATCCGGAAGCGGCAGGTCAGTCGCGTGCCAACCCCATGGCCGCGATTTTGTCTGCTGCGATGTTGCTCGAATATGCCTTTGGCATGGCCGAAGAGAGTCAGGCCATCAATCAGGCAGTCGAACAGGTACTGGCCGAAGGGTTCCTGACCGAAGATCTGAACCGCACGAATCCGCAGACCACGCAGGCCGTAGGCAGTCGCATTGCTGCTTTGGTCAAAGAATCGGTCGCCGCGAAAAACTGATTCAGGTTTCTATCATCATAGAAAACGCGCAAAGCGCCCGCATAAGTGGGCGCTTTGCGCGTTTTCGTACTTAAGCCTTGGCCTTAGCGAACGGCCATCTGCAGGAGCCATGCTTTGGCATCGGCAACCGTGCGGAAATGTTCTACTTGAAGGGCACCGGCCTGTTGACTTTTGGCGTGTGCTTTATTCATGGACGCCTGCCCAAAAACATCTTCCGGCACCACAAACGCAATGTATTGGACGCCTTCTTCTTTGACACGCGGAAACCAAACGTCCTTGATCAGATCCTGGCTTCCCGGTGCGTAGACTTTAACGCCCCGCAGGTCTACCAAGCATTTCTTCAAGCCCAGTGCCTGAATCATCGCAAACTCGTGCTGACAAACGGCTTCTAGCTGTTTTAAGGGGATAAATCCATTCAATGTGACCGACAAGCAATCGAGTGCCAGGTCGTGTATCACCTGGGCGTTGGTTGTAAGTAAGTTGGCTACTTTCTGCTCAATTGTCTTCATGTGAAAAAGTTATCTGATGAGTCAGTAAACGTAGTTCAATTTTTTATTGAAAATGTTATAATAATGGGGCTTTACACCACAGATCTACCGGCTGGTCTGCTTTCCTACTATTTCTCTTCTCTGCAACCGGGTTCTCTTTAGCCGGCTTGCTCGTCCAACAGCCGGAGGTGACTGACGAGACAGGGCTTTCTAACGACCGATCTTCCCCTCACAAGTAAGGTAGACGCGAAGCGAAACGAAGCATACCACTTGGAGGCGCTCCATCGAAACGTATGTTTCTCTCAAGATTACGGGCCAACCCTACGTCCTCACGAGCAAGCCCTGTGGGGAAAAAGCAAAAAGCTCGTCTTTCCAGAGAAAGACGAGCCTGTTCATCAAACCTTTTAATAAAATCTTAGCTGGCGCGGTGCGAAGTTTCCCAGGAGCGAACAGGAGCAATCGCCTCTGATTGGTTTTCCAAGCGGGCCATGGTATCGTACCAGCGGATCTTGTAGTGCACCTGCACTTTTTTGCGCTTGGGCTTTTCGTCAGTGTTTACTTTTTTCACCGGAACGGTCGGCGTGTTGATGGAATCGCTCGGTGTTGTGGTC contains:
- the leuB gene encoding 3-isopropylmalate dehydrogenase, translated to MQKHIAVLPGDGIGPEVTEQALEVLKAVEQAFGHQFSYTHALVGAAAIDATGNPFPPETEQACREADAILFGAIGHPKYDNDPKAKVRPEQGLLAMRRKLGLFANLRPVQSYPALSDMSPLKNDRLEGVDLVVFRELTGGIYFGEPRGRSENGESAFDTCLYSKAEIERIAKLAFEAAQRRRKKLTLVDKANVLATSRLWRETVKAMAPAYPDVTLDFMFVDNAAMKLIQQPAYFDVIVTENMFGDILTDEASVITGSLGMLPSASVGDQVALFEPIHGSYPEAAGQSRANPMAAILSAAMLLEYAFGMAEESQAINQAVEQVLAEGFLTEDLNRTNPQTTQAVGSRIAALVKESVAAKN
- the leuD gene encoding 3-isopropylmalate dehydratase small subunit, whose translation is MDKFQKLVSTIVPMPIRNIDTDQIIPARFLKATTREGFGDNLFRDWRYNEEGNPKADFVLNNPAVQGDILVAGKNFGCGSSREHAAWAIHDYGFKVVVSSFFADIFKNNALNNGLLPVQISDEFLDFIFEQYDANPALQLEVDLEAQTIAVLGAGRQESFEINSYKKYCLLNGYDDIDYLLSQKSAIEAYEQH
- the leuC gene encoding 3-isopropylmalate dehydratase large subunit — protein: MSARTLFDKIWDRHVVKSIEDGPDVLYIDRHFIHEVTSPQAFAGLERRGISVFRPQQTIATADHNVPTKDQHLPIRELLSRQQVDKLTENCANHGIELYGLNHPFQGIVHVIGPELGITQPGMTIVCGDSHTSTHGAFGAIAFGIGTSEVEQVLATQCILQARPKRMRITIDGELAPGVTSKDIILYIISQISASGGTGYFVEYAGSAIRSLSMEARMTICNMSIEMGARGGMIAPDETTFDYVRGRKFAPQGEELEKMIAYWKTLPTDEGAAFDTELHYRAEDIPPMITYGTNPGMGIAIDGTIPAAEGVENEAERASFRKALQYMGLESGAKLLGKPISYVFIGSCTNARIEDLRQVAALVKGKQKAENVNAMIIPGSKQVELQAREEGLDRIFAEAGFELRQPGCSACLGMNEDKVPKGEYCVSTSNRNFEGRQGPGARTLLASPLTAAVTALNGYISDVREVWAEQTLANG